ATTTCTTTGTCAGATAACCCTGACGTTTTTGCAGATTTAAATGCAAAAATAAATAAAAAGCTGCAACTGGAAGGAAGAAAAGAAGTATTATTAAGTTAAATATTTCAATTAAAAACGCCGATTCTATATTTGGAATCGACGTTTTTTCTTTATTTCACAATACTTTTACCGGGTCCCAAGATACGGCGTTCAATATAAAGGATGCCAGTTCTTCTTTATATTTCTTAATCTCTTCCGGAGTATGTTGAAACAGTATCATGCCTCGTGCTGTAGATTCAATTAATGAGATAATAAACTCGCTATAGTAATCGGCATCGATACCTGTACCAATGTCTCCCCTCTTTTTAGCTGCCACCAGGTAGTTTGCCACAAGGTCATATAGAGGACGATAAATCACCTTCCATTTATCGATATCTCCACTTCTGGTAATACCTGCATACACAATCGAAGGAATTGTCTGATCCTCTTGATTTGTTTTAAAAATACGGTTGATTGCCAATCGTAAGTTATAATCCAGTCCAGCGTCTAAATCTCCATATTCAGTGAGGTATTTTGTATAATTCGAAATAATTTGCTGCGCCAGATCCGGCAAGACATCCAATTTACTCTGATAATACAGATAAAAAGTACCTTGAGCAATCCCAGCTTCCTTTACAATTTGGGAAACGCGTGTATCCTCCAAGCCATTCTCCTTAAAAATCCGATAAGCACTCTCCAAGATACGTTCTTTTTTATTTGACGTTTTCGCCATCTCTACACCTCCTTTTTTAAACTGACTGATTGTCATTCATTTATATTTATGATACCATACTTCTAGGAAAAGTTGAATACTAAGAATAAAAGTATTGGTTAAAATACGGTGTACCTGTTATTCAAAATGTACGATATTATTTTTAACATATTCTATCATTCATTATTCAGGAAAAGAGGAGAATTTTTGTGAAAAAGGCTTTTAAAATTACAAAACAAGACATGAAAAACATTATTCGTGTTCCTTCTGTTCTTATTTTGATTATTGGATTAGCAATCCTTCCTTCTTTTTATGCTTGGTTTAATATAAAAGCATCCTGGGATCCTTATTCAAACACAGAAGGAATCCAGATTGGCGTCGTCAGTGATGATACCGGCACAGAAGTGGAAGGCGAATCCATTAACATGGGGGACGAACTGATAGACAATTTAAAGGAGAACGATTCATTAGGATGGCAATTCGATGATTCGATTGAAGAAGCAGATGAGAAGGTTTATAAGGGAGAATACTTTGCAACCATCCACATCCCAGAGACTTTTTCGGAAGATGTAACCAGTATCCTTGATGATGAGCCTAAAAGTGCAAATGTACAATATAAAGTAAATGAAAAAACCAATGCTATTGCTCCTAAAATGACGGATACCGGAGCTACGCAAATCACAGAAACGATTAATGATACATTTGTACAGACAACAGCTCAAACATTACTGGAAGAATTTAATAATGCCGGGATTGAACTCGAACAAAATCTTCCTATCCTGGAGAAAATTAAAAGTGCTGTTTATAATCTTCATGACCATATAGATGATATCGACGAAGCCGGAGATATGATTGTTCAATTAGACGAAGATCAGGATAATATCCAAAACTATGCAGATACATTGGACAGCTTACAGGATTATGAGTCAAATATCAGAGAAGGCGGAGATCAGATTCTGACAGTTCAATCTCACTTGGATGATATTAACCGGCTTGGAGATGCCGTCGTTGAATTAAATGGGTCGATGCCCGATATTGAAAATGCGCTCACCCGAATCAGTTCGATTCAGCAATATTTCCCTGCTATTAATGAGGGGCTGGAAGATGCTTATAATGCAAGCATTACGGCCGGCGATACGTTAGCGGATGTGCAAGAACGGATTCCAGAGATTAATCAGCAAATTCGTGATTATCAGGATCAAGTTGATCGCGCGCAAGATACTGTAGATAAGGCCGAACAGACAACAGATGAAGTTGCAGAATTGATTCATAACCGGGTCAACGAGGCGGAGGAAATAATCAATGGGCTTCCTTCTTTTGACTTAGAATCAGAAGAATCGACGACTCCTGATTTTGTAAATAACATAAAAGACTCCGTGGATGAATCTAAACAGCCGTTGGGAGATATCTTAGAAGAACTTGGTGATTCTGGTAACCTGGAAACAAATGAGTCTGTAGAAAAATTAAGCAATACTGCTGACGAAACAAAAGAACAGGGAAATGAGCTTTCTTCTGAACTAGAAGATATGCTTACCAAAATAGAAGAAGATAATTATACAGAAGAAGATATGAATGCTTTAAATGAAGCAATAGACAATTATCAGTCCTCTTTCGATGGCGTCAAAGAAGATTTAGCAAATGCAGAGTTTGTTCCAGACACGACCCAAGACGACGAGAACGAGGAAAATCCAGAGAATAAGGAAGATGATGCTGAAGAAGATACAGAACAGAACAATGAAGAAACCGAGCAATCTGATGAGGATGCAGAACAGGACAGTGAAGAAGCCGAGCAATCTGATGAAGATGCTGAACAGGATAGTGAAGAAGCCGAGCAATCTGATGAAGATGCTGGGCAGGACAGTGAAGAAGCCGAACAATCTGATGACGATGCTGAGCAGGACAGTGAAGAAGCCGAGCAATCTGATGAAGATGCTGAACAGGATAGTGAAGAAGCCGAGCAATCTGATGATAGTGCAGATACACAGCAACGGGATGAGGAAATTGATCAGGTAATTGGCGACCTTCATGAAGATACGATGAACGCATTTGATGAAATTTCTACTGTGTTAGATCAAAATATAGATCTTGCAACTAGAAATATCCAGCAACTGCCGGAATTAATTGCCATGAAGGAAAATCCGGACAGAGCAGAATATGCAGAAGAGCAAATTCAAGCAGTCCAGGAGAGTATTGAAGGTCTGCAGTCTTCTATTACAAGTACGCAGAACTCGCTTGATTTATTAGAAGCTCCAGAGAATAAAGAGGAATTGGATTCTATTCGAGACACACTTGAAGGCGACAGTTCTCAATTAAATAACGTGATCGACTATCTGGAAAATGGCGATTTTGACCTTGATCAATTAGAAGATGTGAAAGATGATGCAGTAAATAATCTGGAATCATTACAATCCTTTAACGAAGACACATTGGATCCGTTTGTGAATGATGCTTTCACTACTTTAGAAAACAGGTTAAATGATGCAGATTCCAAATTAAATGCTGCATTGGATTATACCGATTTAGCATCTGATTATTTATCGGAAGCAGCAACTGTAGTTAATGATTCACAGTATTATTTAAACCTTTTAAATGAGAATTTACCGTACTATGAAGAAGAGTTCAGCGATATCTCTGATACCGTCAATCAACACTTCCCTGAATTTAAAAATGGTGTAGATGCAGCAAGCTCTTTCTTCCAGAATGATATGCCGCATTTAGAAGATGAAGTAAATAATTTAGCTGGTTTTGTGAATAATGATATGGATGACTTAATTGAACAATATAAACAATTAAATTCCCTTGTACAGGATAATTTACCCGAAGCTCAAGAGTCCATTGGTGAAATGGCAGACTTTATCCGTGATGATTGGCCCGGATATAAAGAAGATATTCAAAATGCCTATGATCGGATAAAACAGATGGAAGACGATCAGATTATCGAAGAATTGATTGGCGCATTGCAAAATGACCTGAGTGATGAGACAGAATATTTCTCTCGTCCAGTGCAGCTGGATGAAGAAAAACTCTTTGCAATTCCAAACTATGGTTCAGCCAATACACCATTTTATACTGTGCTTGCACTTTGGGTTGGTGCATTATTGCTTTGTAACTTAATTACCACAGAACTAAAAGATAAAAATAGAGAGGAATTCAGCTTACGGGATATTTATCTCGGCCGGATGACGTTATTCTTAATCGTCGCCATAGTTCAAGCAATCATTGCCTCCCTTGGTAATATCTTTATATTACATGCTTATATGGCACATCCTTTTTACTTTACACTCTTTAGTGTGTTGATTGCGTTAGCGTTTATGATTATTGTATACACGCTGGTTTCCCTATTTGGAAACGTCGGAAAAGCCATCGCAATTATCTTTATGATCTTGCAATTATCGGGCGGCGGCGGAATGTTCCCGATTCAAGTAGCACCGGAGTTCTTCCAGGCTATTCATCCATTCTTGCCGTTTACGTATGCCATCGATATTCTGAGAGAAGCAACCGGCGGAATTGTATGGTCTGTCGTATTTAACCGATTTGCAATGCTGGCCATTTTCCCAGTTATATTCATTCTGTTAGGATACACCTTCCGGCCATGGATTGCACCAAAGGTTCATAAAGCTTATTTAAAAACAAAGAAAAGTAATATGGTTGATTAATACGAATGGATTCACAACCAGCTCTGGCGCTCGATTTTAGAAGCGCCCGAGCTGGTTTTTCATGCGTTAAAGTGGAAGAGACAACACAGATTATCTTAAAGAAACCTTGGCGAATGCCCCATTTTCGAATAAAATGGATAGTATCCTGTTTTTTAAAGATAATGTCTAATGGGGTCTGAAAATGTAAATTGACAATGGGGGTTTATTGTGAAGTATTTCATTATGATTTTGCAAATTGGTATTTTATTTCTTTTTAATTATATAGGAGAGTTTATCCAAAACTTTTTTTCACTCCGTATACCTGGCAGTCTTATTGGTATGTTGCTCCTTTTCATCCTGCTTATTTTAAAAATTGTTCCATTAGCATGGATTCAATCCGGCGTTGATTTCTTGTTAAAAGATATTCCCTTTTTCTTTATCCCGGTTACTGTAGGTGTTATTGAGTACTTAAGCTTTTTTTATGGTAAGGGCAGTCTCACCATTTTATTAGTTATGATAAGTACCTTCATGGTTATCGGTATTAGCGGAATTGTAACGAATTTCTTTCTTAAAAAAGAGGTGACGTCCCATGAGTAGTTTTTTTATCGGGATTACGATGATTGCAGGAACATTATTCCTTTACCACTTTTCTAAGAAATTACACAGCAGGAAACCAAATCCGTTCACCATGCCTATATTTCTGTGTACGGCAAGTATTGTCCTGTTTTTATTTTTAACAGGTATACCTTATGAAACATATATGATTGGCGGACAGTGGATTGATTTGCTTCTTGGTCCTATTGTTGTTTCGCTCGCAGTTCCTTTATATAGGGAAATTCATTTAATTAAAAAATATGCCGGCGCAATCAGTATCGGCATATTTGCCGGTTCTCTAACTGGTGTGATTACTGGAACATTGGGGGCGAAGCTGTTTGGGTTTGAACATTGGCTGATACAGTCGGTGGCTGCCAAATCCGTCACCACACCCATCGCTATCAGTATTACAGATACAGTTGGCGGAAATGTTTCACTGGCTGCTGTATTCGTTATGATAGCTGGTGTCAGCGGAGGCATGTTTGGTCCTGTTATTTTGAAAGTGTGCCGAATTCATCATCCAATTGCCAAAGGACTTAGTATCGGAACAGCTTCCCACGCGATTGGCACAGCAAAAGCATTAGAAAACGGAAGAATCGAAGGAGCGATCAGTGTTTTATCGATGACCATCAGTGCTGTGGTGGTTTCTTTTCTTGTTCCTTTCCTTTTAACCTTCATGTGACCAAGTATCATGATGTATTTGGTTGCATCGATAATCGATTTATTACGTTATGTGAAATCTTGAAAAAGAAAAATGCAGGCAGATTTCACGATAAAAAAGTATTCCTTTTCTAAATTTCAATTATAAAAACGCGGAGGAAATCAATTGTGCTCCTCCGCATTTTTATTACTAAAAAATGATTATTTGTCATTAGCTTTAGGTTTTGTCCCTTGAAATATTATATAATAGGAAATCCCAACCAAAACACCCATTGTGATTGCCTCGTAAAGCCACCCATATTGGAAGCCATTAAAGGGTTCGAAATTTATTATGATAACCGAAAATAGACAAGTGATAATAAATAATAGCAGGTATCTAACAAACGTATTCACACAATACTCCCCTTACGATTTCTCATATTGTATTGCTTCTTCAGTAAAGATACTTTTTAACCAAAACTCACACCAAAATACTGACATAATTGTTATCCTTTCCCATTAAATCATATGAAATTTTACTTTTCAATCATTCAAATACTTCCTGTTACTGAAGAATTCTGATTATTATGTTAAAATAAAATAAATGGCATATATGCAGAAAGAGGCTTGAGATATGCACTTCTTAATGTTTTTTATTTTAGGCGGGATAGGTGTTGTTTTGATAGTCGTTTTATCGATATCCGCTTTACTGCGCTATTTTAAATCTTAAAAAAGAAAATGCAGGCAAATTTCTTAATGAAATCTGCCTGCATTTTGTTTTTTATTTTCTTTTTGCTGCTTTTTCACGTTCGTTCTTATTAAGGATTTTCTTACGGAGACGAATCGTTTCCGGTGTCACTTCACAATACTCGTCATCACTTAAATACTGTAATGCTTCCTCCAGCGACATTTCTTTAGTTTTACGAATCGTTGCTGTCTGGTCTTTGGTTG
The nucleotide sequence above comes from Oceanobacillus timonensis. Encoded proteins:
- a CDS encoding TetR/AcrR family transcriptional regulator: MAKTSNKKERILESAYRIFKENGLEDTRVSQIVKEAGIAQGTFYLYYQSKLDVLPDLAQQIISNYTKYLTEYGDLDAGLDYNLRLAINRIFKTNQEDQTIPSIVYAGITRSGDIDKWKVIYRPLYDLVANYLVAAKKRGDIGTGIDADYYSEFIISLIESTARGMILFQHTPEEIKKYKEELASFILNAVSWDPVKVL
- a CDS encoding YhgE/Pip domain-containing protein, which encodes MKKAFKITKQDMKNIIRVPSVLILIIGLAILPSFYAWFNIKASWDPYSNTEGIQIGVVSDDTGTEVEGESINMGDELIDNLKENDSLGWQFDDSIEEADEKVYKGEYFATIHIPETFSEDVTSILDDEPKSANVQYKVNEKTNAIAPKMTDTGATQITETINDTFVQTTAQTLLEEFNNAGIELEQNLPILEKIKSAVYNLHDHIDDIDEAGDMIVQLDEDQDNIQNYADTLDSLQDYESNIREGGDQILTVQSHLDDINRLGDAVVELNGSMPDIENALTRISSIQQYFPAINEGLEDAYNASITAGDTLADVQERIPEINQQIRDYQDQVDRAQDTVDKAEQTTDEVAELIHNRVNEAEEIINGLPSFDLESEESTTPDFVNNIKDSVDESKQPLGDILEELGDSGNLETNESVEKLSNTADETKEQGNELSSELEDMLTKIEEDNYTEEDMNALNEAIDNYQSSFDGVKEDLANAEFVPDTTQDDENEENPENKEDDAEEDTEQNNEETEQSDEDAEQDSEEAEQSDEDAEQDSEEAEQSDEDAGQDSEEAEQSDDDAEQDSEEAEQSDEDAEQDSEEAEQSDDSADTQQRDEEIDQVIGDLHEDTMNAFDEISTVLDQNIDLATRNIQQLPELIAMKENPDRAEYAEEQIQAVQESIEGLQSSITSTQNSLDLLEAPENKEELDSIRDTLEGDSSQLNNVIDYLENGDFDLDQLEDVKDDAVNNLESLQSFNEDTLDPFVNDAFTTLENRLNDADSKLNAALDYTDLASDYLSEAATVVNDSQYYLNLLNENLPYYEEEFSDISDTVNQHFPEFKNGVDAASSFFQNDMPHLEDEVNNLAGFVNNDMDDLIEQYKQLNSLVQDNLPEAQESIGEMADFIRDDWPGYKEDIQNAYDRIKQMEDDQIIEELIGALQNDLSDETEYFSRPVQLDEEKLFAIPNYGSANTPFYTVLALWVGALLLCNLITTELKDKNREEFSLRDIYLGRMTLFLIVAIVQAIIASLGNIFILHAYMAHPFYFTLFSVLIALAFMIIVYTLVSLFGNVGKAIAIIFMILQLSGGGGMFPIQVAPEFFQAIHPFLPFTYAIDILREATGGIVWSVVFNRFAMLAIFPVIFILLGYTFRPWIAPKVHKAYLKTKKSNMVD
- a CDS encoding CidA/LrgA family holin-like protein, with the protein product MKYFIMILQIGILFLFNYIGEFIQNFFSLRIPGSLIGMLLLFILLILKIVPLAWIQSGVDFLLKDIPFFFIPVTVGVIEYLSFFYGKGSLTILLVMISTFMVIGISGIVTNFFLKKEVTSHE
- a CDS encoding LrgB family protein: MSSFFIGITMIAGTLFLYHFSKKLHSRKPNPFTMPIFLCTASIVLFLFLTGIPYETYMIGGQWIDLLLGPIVVSLAVPLYREIHLIKKYAGAISIGIFAGSLTGVITGTLGAKLFGFEHWLIQSVAAKSVTTPIAISITDTVGGNVSLAAVFVMIAGVSGGMFGPVILKVCRIHHPIAKGLSIGTASHAIGTAKALENGRIEGAISVLSMTISAVVVSFLVPFLLTFM